In the Arachis ipaensis cultivar K30076 chromosome B04, Araip1.1, whole genome shotgun sequence genome, NNNNNNNNNNNNNNNNNNNNNNNNNNNNNNNNNNNNNNNNNNNNNNNNNNNNNNNNNNNNNNNNNNNNNNNNNNNNNNNNNNNNNNNNNNNNNNNNNNNNNNNNNNNNNNNNNNNNNNNNNNNNNNNNNNNNNNNNNNNNNNNNNNNNNNNNNNNNNNNNNNNNNNNNNNNNNNNNNNNNNNNNNNNNNNNNNNNNNNNNNNNNNNNNNNNNNNNNNNNNNNNNNNNNNNNNNNNNNNNNNNNNNNNNNNNNNNNNNNNNNNNNNNNNNNNNNNNNNNNNNNNNNNNNNNNNNNNNNNNNNNNNNNNNNNNNNNNNNNNNNNNNNNNNNNNNNNNNNNNNNNNNNNNNNNNNNNNNNNNNNNNNNNNNNNNNNNNNNNNNNNNNNNNNNNNNNNNNNNNNNNNNNNNNNNNNNNNNNNNNNNNNNNNNNNNNNNNNNNNNNNNNNNNNNNNNNNNNNNNNNNNNNNNNNNNNNNNNNNNNNNNNNNNNNNNNNNNNNNNNNNNNNNNNNNNNNNNNNNNNNNNNNNNNNNNNNNNNNNNNNNNNNNNNNNNNNNNNNNNNNNNNNNNNNNNNNNNNNNNNNNNNNNNNNNNNNNNNNNNNNNNNNNNNNNNNNNNNNNNNNNNNNNNNNNNNNNNNNNNNNNNNNNNNNNNNNNNNNNNNNNNNNNNNNNNNNNNNNNNNNNNNNNNNNNNNNNNNNNNNNNNNNNNNNNNNNNNNNNNNNNNNNNNNNNNNNNNNNNNNNNNNNNNNNNNNNNNNNNNNNNNNNNNNNNNNNNNNNNNNNNNNNNNNNNNNNNNNNNNNNNNNNNNNNNNNNNNNNNNNNNNNNNNNNNNNNNNNNNNNNNNNNNNNNNNNNNNNNNNNNNNNNNNNNNNNNNNNNNNNNNNNNNNNNNNNNNNNNNNNNNNNNNNNNNNNNNNNNNNNNNNNNNNNNNNNNNNNNNNNNNNNNNNNNNNNNNNNNNNNNNNNNNNNNNNNNNNNNNNNNNNNNNNNNNNNNNNNNNNNNNNNNNNNNNNNNNNNNNNNNNNNNNNNNNNNNNNNNNNNNNNNNNNNNNNNNNNNNNNNNNNNNNNNNNNNNNNNNNNNNNNNNNNNNNNNNNNNNNNNNNNNNNNNNNNNNNNNNNNNNNNNNNNNNNNNNNNNNNNNNNNNNNNNNNNNNNNNNNNNNNNNNNNNNNNNNNNNNNNNNNNNNNNNNNNNNNNNNNNNNNNNNNNNNNNNNNNNNNNNNNNNNNNNNNNNNNNNNNNNNNNNNNNNNNNNNNNNNNNNNNNNNNNNNNNNNNNNNNNNNNNNNNNNNNNNNNNNNNNNNNNNNNNNNNNNNNNNNNNNNNNNNNNNNNNNNNNNNNNNNNNNNNNNNNNNNNNNNNNNNNNNNNNNNNNNNNNNNNNNNNNNNNNNNNNNNNNNNNNNNNNNNNNNNNNNNNNNNNNNNNNNNNNNNNNNNNNNNNNNNNNNNNNNNNNNNNNNNNNNNNNNNNNNNNNNNNNNNNNNNNNNNNNNNNNNNNNNNNNNNNNNNNNNNNNNNNNNNNNNNNNNNNNNNNNNNNNNNNNNNNNNNNNNNNNNNNNNNNNNNNNNNNNNNNNNNNNNNNNNNNNNNNNNNNNNNNNNNNNNNNNNNNNNNNNNNNNNNNNNNNNNNNNNNNNNNNNNNNNNNNNNNNNNNNNNNNNNNNNNNNNNNNNNNNNNNNNNNNNNNNNNNNNNNNNNNNNNNNNNNNNNNNNNNNNNNNNNNNNNNNNNNNNNNNNNNNNNNNNNNNNNNNNNNNNNNNNNNNNNNNNNNNNNNNNNNNNNNNNNNNNNNNNNNNNNNNNNNNNNNNNNNNNNNNNNNNNNNNNNNNNNNNNNNNNNNNNNNNNNNNNNNNNNNNNNNNNNNNNNNNNNNNNNNNNNNNNNNNNNNNNNNNNNNNNNNNNNNNNNNNNNNNNNNNNNNNNNNNNNNNNNNNNNNNNNNNNNNNNNNNNNNNNNNNNNNNNNNNNNNNNNNNNNNNNNNNNNNNNNNNNNNNNNNNNNNNNNNNNNNNNNNNNNNNNNNNNNNNNNNNNNNNNNNNNNNNNNNNNNNNNNNNNNNNNNNNNNNNNNNNNNNNNNNNNNNNNNNNNNNNNNNNNNNNNNNNNNNNNNNNNNNNNNNNNNNNNNNNNNNNNNNNNNNNNNNNNNNNNNNNNNNNNNNNNNNNNNNNNNNNNNNNNNNNNNNNNNNNNNNNNNNNNNNNNNNNNNNNNNNNNNNNNNNNNNNNNNNNNNNNNNNNNNNNNNNNNNNNNNNNNNNNNNNNNNNNNNNNNNNNNNNNNNNNNNNNNNNNNNNNNNNNNNNNNNNNNNNNNNNNNNNNNNNNNNNNNNNNNNNNNNNNNNNNNNNNNNNNNNNNNNNNNNNNNNNNNNNNNNNNNNNNNNNNNNNNNNNNNNNNNNNNNNNNNNNNNNNNNNNNNNNNNNNNNNNNNNNNNNNNNNNNNNNNNNNNNNNNNNNNNNNNNNNNNNNNNNNNNNNNNNNNNNNNNNNNNNNNNNNNNNNNNNNNNNNNNNNNNNNNNNNNNNNNNNNNNNNNNNNNNNNNNNNNNNNNNNNNNNNNNNNNNNNNNNNNNNNNNNNNNNNNNNNNNNNNNNNNNNNNNNNNNNNNNNNNNNNNNNNNNNNNNNNNNNNNNNNNNNNNNNNNNNNNNNNNNNNNNNNNNNNNNNNNNNNNNNNNNNNNNNNNNNNNNNNNNNNNNNNNNNNNNNNNNNNNNNNNNNNNNNNNNNNNNNNNNNNNNNNNNNNNNNNNNNNNNNNNNNNNNNNNNNNNNNNNNNNNNNNNNNNNNNNNNNNNNNNNNNNNNNNNNNNNNNNNNNNNNNNNNNNNNNNNNNNNNNNNNNNNNNNNNNNNNNNNNNNNNNNNNNNNNNNNNNNNNNNNNNNNNNNNNNNNNNNNNNNNNNNNNNNNNNNNNNNNNNNNNNNNNNNNNNNNNNNNNNNNNNNNNNNNNNNNNNNNNNNNNNNNNNNNNNNNNNNNNNNNNNNNNNNNNNNNNNNNNNNNNNNNNNNNNNNNNNNNNNNNNNNNNNNNNNNNNNNNNNNNNNNNNNNNNNNNNNNNNNNNNNNNNNNNNNNNNNNNNNNNNNNNNNNNNNNNNNNNNNNNNNNNNNNNNNNNNNNNNNNNNNNNNNNNNNNNNNNNNNNNNNNNNNNNNNNNNNNNNNNNNNNNNNNNNNNNNNNNNNNNNNNNNNNNNNNNNNNNNNNNNNNNNNNNNNNNNNNNNNNNNNNNNNNNNNNNNNNNNNNNNNNNNNNNNNNNNNNNNNNNNNNNNNNNNNNNNNNNNNNNNNNNNNNNNNNNNNNNNNNNNNNNNNNNNNNNNNNNNNNNNNNNNNNNNNNNNNNNNNNNNNNNNNNNNNNNNNNNNNNNNNNNNNNNNNNNNNNNNNNNNNNNNNNNNNNNNNNNNNNNNNNNNNNNNNNNNNNNNNNNNNNNNNNNNNNNNNNNNNNNNNNNNNNNNNNNNNNNNNNNNNNNNNNNNNNNNNNNNNNNNNNNNNNNNNNNNNNNNNNNNNNNNNNNNNNNNNNNNNNNNNNNNNNNNNNNNNNNNNNNNNNNNNNNNNNNNNNNNNNNNNNNNNNNNNNNNNNNNNNNNNNNNNNNNNNNNNNNNNNNNNNNNNNNNNNNNNNNNNNNNNNNNNNNNNNNNNNNNNNNNNNNNNNNNNNNNNNNNNNNNNNNNNNNNNNNNNNNNNNNNNNNNNNNNNNNNNNNNNNNNNNNNNNNNNNNNNNNNNNNNNNNNNNNNNNNNNNNNNNNNNNNNNNNNNNNNNNNNNNNNNNNNNNNNNNNNNNNNNNNNNNNNNNNNNNNNNNNNNNNNNNNNNNNNNNNNNNNNNNNNNNNNNNNNNNNNNNNNNNNNNNNNNNNNNNNNNNNNNNNNNNNNNNNNNNNNNNNNNNNNNNNNNNNNNNNNNNNNNNNNNNNNNNNNNNNNNNNNNNNNNNNNNNNNNNNNNNNNNNNNNNNNNNNNNNNNNNNNNNNNNNNNNNNNNNNNNNNNNNNNNNNNNNNNNNNNNNNNNNNNNNNNNNNNNNNNNNNNNNNNNNNNNNNNNNNNNNNNNNNNNNNNNNNNNNNNNNNNNNNNNNNNNNNNNNNNNNNNNNNNNNNNNNNNNNNNNNNNNNNNNNNNNNNNNNNNNNNNNNNNNNNNNNNNNNNNNNNNNNNNNNNNNNNNNNNNNNNNNNNNNNNNNNNNNNNNNNNNNNNNNNNNNNNNNNNNNNNNNNNNNNNNNNNNNNNNNNNNNNNNNNNNNNNNNNNNNNNNNNNNNNNNNNNNNNNNNNNNNNNNNNNNNNNNNNNNNNNNNNNNNNNNNNNNNNNNNNNNNNNNNNNNNNNNNNNNNNNNNNNNNNNNNNNNNNNNNNNNNNNNNNNNNNNNNNNNNNNNNNNNNNNNNNNNNNNNNNNNNNNNNNNNNNNNNNNNNNNNNNNNNNNNNNNNNNNNNNNNNNNNNNNNNNNNNNNNNNNNNNNNNNNNNNNNNNNNNNNNNNNNNNNNNNNNNNNNNNNNNNNNNNNNNNNNNNNNNNNNNNNNNNNNNNNNNNNNNNNNNNNNNNNNNNNNNNNNNNNNNNNNNNNNNNNNNNNNNNNNNNNNNNNNNNNNNNNNNNNNNNNNNNNNNNNNNNNNNNNNNNNNNNNNNNNNNNNNNNNNNNNNNNNNNNNNNNNNNNNNNNNNNNNNNNNNNNNNNNNNNNNNNNNNNNNNNNNNNNNNNNNNNNNNNNNNNNNNNNNNNNNNNNNNNNNNNNNNNNNNNNNNNNNNNNNNNNNNNNNNNNNNNNNNNNNNNNNNNNNNNNNNNNNNNNNNNNNNNNNNNNNNNNNNNNNNNNNNNNNNNNNNNNNNNNNNNNNNNNNNNNNNNNNNNNNNNNNNNNNNNNNNNNNNNNNNNNNNNNNNNNNNNNNNNNNNNNNNNNNNNNNNNNNNNNNNNNNNNNNNNNNNNNNNNNNNNNNNNNNNNNNNNNNNNNNNNNNNNNNNNNNNNNNNNNNNNNNNNNNNNNNNNNNNNNNNNNNNNNNNNNNNNNNNNNNNNNNNNNNNNNNNNNNNNNNNNNNNNNNNNNNNNNNNNNNNNNNNNNNNNNNNNNNNNNNNNNNNNNNNNNNNNNNNNNNNNNNNNNNNNNNNNNNNNNNNNNNNNNNNNNNNNNNNNNNNNNNNNNNNNNNNNNNNNNNNNNNNNNNNNNNNNNNNNNNNNNNNNNNNNNNNNNNNNNNNNNNNNNNNNNNNNNNNNNNNNNNNNNNNNNNNNNNNNNNNNNNNNNNNNNNNNNNNNNNNNNNNNNNNNNNNNNNNNNNNNNNNNNNNNNNNNNNNNNNNNNNNNNNNNNNNNNNNNNNNNNNNNNNNNNNNNNNNNNNNNNNNNNNNNNNNNNNNNNNNNNNNNNNNNNNNNNNNNNNNNNNNNNNNNNNNNNNNNNNNNNNNNNNNNNNNNNNNNNNNNNNNNNNNNNNNNNNNNNNNNNNNNNNNNNNNNNNNNNNNNNNNNNNNNNNNNNNNNNNNNNNNNNNNNNNNNNNNNNNNNNNNNNNNNNNNNNNNNNNNNNNNNNNNNNNNNNNNNNNNNNNNNNNNNNNNNNNNNNNNNNNNNNNNNNNNNNNNNNNNNNNNNNNNNNNNNNNNNNNNNNNNNNNNNNNNNNNNNNNNNNNNNNNNNNNNNNNNNNNNNNNNNNNNNNNNNNNNNNNNNNNNNNNNNNNNNNNNNNNNNNNNNNNNNNNNNNNNNNNNNNNNNNNNNNNNNNNNNNNNNNNNNNNNNNNNNNNNNNNNNNNNNNNNNNNNNNNNNNNNNNNNNNNNNNNNNNNNNNNNNNNNNNNNNNNNNNNNNNNNNNNNNNNNNNNNNNNNNNNNNNNNNNNNNNNNNNNNNNNNNNNNNNNNNNNNNNNNNNNNNNNNNNNNNNNNNNNNNNNNNNNNNNNNNNNNNNNNNNNNNNNNNNNNNNNNNNNNNNNNNNNNNNNNNNNNNNNNNNNNNNNNNNNNNNNNNNNNNNNNNNNNNNNNNNNNNNNNNNNNNNNNNNNNNNNNNNNNNNNNNNNNNNNNNNNNNNNNNNNNNNNNNNNNNNNNNNNNNNNNNNNNNNNNNNNNNNNNNNNNNNNNNNNNNNNNNNNNNNNNNNNNNNNNNNNNNNNNNNNNNNNNNNNNNNNNNNNNNNNNNNNNNNNNNNNNNNNNNNNNNNNNNNNNNNNNNNNNNNNNNNNNNNNNNNNNNNNNNNNNNNNNNNNNNNNNNNNNNNNNNNNNNNNNNNNNNNNNNNNNNNNNNNNNNNNNNNNNNNNNNNNNNNNNNNNNNNNNNNNNNNNNNNNNNNNNNNNNNNNNNNNNNNNNNNNNNNNNNNNNNNNNNNNNNNNNNNNNNNNNNNNNNNNNNNNNNNNNNNNNNNNNNNNNNNNNNNNNNNNNNNNNNNNNNNNNNNNNNNNNNNNNNNNNNNNNNNNNNNNNNNNNNNNNNNNNNNNNNNNNNNNNNNNNNNNNNNNNNNNNNNNNNNNNNNNNNNNNNNNNNNNNNNNNNNNNNNNNNNNNNNNNNNNNNNNNNNNNNNNNNNNNNNNNNNNNNNNNNNNNNNNNNNNNNNNNNNNNNNNNNNNNNNNNNNNNNNNNNNNNNNNNNNNNNNNNNNNNNNNNNNNNNNNNNNNNNNNNNNNNNNNNNNNNNNNNNNNNNNNNNNNNNNNNNNNNNNNNNNNNNNNNNNNNNNNNNNNNNNNNNNNNNNNNNNNNNNNNNNNNNNNNNNNNNNNNNNNNNNNNNNNNNNNNNNNNNNNNNNNNNNNNNNNNNNNNNNNNNNNNNNNNNNNNNNNNNNNNNNNNNNNNNNNNNNNNNNNNNNNNNNNNNNNNNNNNNNNNNNNNNNNNNNNNNNNNNNNNNNNNNNNNNNNNNNNNNNNNNNNNNNNNNNNNNNNNNNNNNNNNNNNNNNNNNNNNNNNNNNNNNNNNNNNNNNNNNNNNNNNNNNNNNNNNNNNNNNNNNNNNNNNNNNNNNNNNNNNNNNNNNNNNNNNNNNNNNNNNNNNNNNNNNNNNNNNNNNNNNNNNNNNNNNNNNNNNNNNNNNNNNNNNNNNNNNNNNNNNNNNNNNNNNNNNNNNNNNNNNNNNNNNNNNNNNNNNNNNNNNNNNNNNNNNNNNNNNNNNNNNNNNNNNNNNNNNNNNNNNNNNNNNNNNNNNNNNNNNNNNNNNNNNNNNNNNNNNNNNNNNNNNNNNNNNNNNNNNNNNNNNNNNNNNNNNNNNNNNNNNNNNNNNNNNNNNNNNNNNNNNNNNNNNNNNNNNNNNNNNNNNNNNNNNNNNNNNNNNNNNNNNNNNNNNNNNNNNNNNNNNNNNNNNNNNNNNNNNNNNNNNNNNNNNNNNNNNNNNNNNNNNNNNNNNNNNNNNNNNNNNNNNNNNNNNNNNNNNNNNNNNNNNNNNNNNNNNNNNNNNNNNNNNNNNNNNNNNNNNNNNNNNNNNNNNNNNNNNNNNNNNNNNNNNNNNNNNNNNNNNNNNNNNNNNNNNNNNNNNNNNNNNNNNNNNNNNNNNNNNNNNNNNNNNNNNNNNNNNNNNNNNNNNNNNNNNNNNNNNNNNNNNNNNNNNNNNNNNNNNNNNNNNNNNNNNNNNNNNNNNNNNNNNNNNNNNNNNNNNNNNNNNNNNNNNNNNNNNNNNNNNNNNNNNNNNNNNNNNNNNNNNNNNNNNNNNNNNNNNNNNNNNNNNNNNNNNNNNNNNNNNNNNNNNNNNNNNNNNNNNNNNNNNNNNNNNNNNNNNNNNNNNNNNNNNNNNNNNNNNNNNNNNNNNNNNNNNNNNNNNNNNNNNNNNNNNNNNNNNNNNNNNNNNNNNNNNNNNNNNNNNNNNNNNNNNNNNNNNNNNNNNNNNNNNNNNNNNNNNNNNNNNNNNNNNNNNNNNNNNNNNNNNNNNNNNNNNNNNNNNNNNNNNNNNNNNNNNNNNNNNNNNNNNNNNNNNNNNNNNNNNNNNNNNNNNNNNNNNNNNNNNNNNNNNNNNNNNNNNNNNNNNNNNNNNNNNNNNNNNNNNNNNNNNNNNNNNNNNNNNNNNNNNNNNNNNNNNNNNNNNNNNNNNNNNNNNNNNNNNNNNNNNNNNNNNNNNNNNNNNNNNNNNNNNNNNNNNNNNNNNNNNNNNNNNNNNNNNNNNNNNNNNNNNNNNNNNNNNNNNNNNNNNNNNNNNNNNNNNNNNNNNNNNNNNNNNNNNNNNNNNNNNNNNNNNNNNNNNNNNNNNNNNNNNNNNNNNNNNNNNNNNNNNNNNNNNNNNNNNNNNNNNNNNNNNNNNNNNNNNNNNNNNNNNNNNNNNNNNNNNNNNNNNNNNNNNNNNNNNNNNNNNNNNNNNNNNNNNNNNNNNNNNNNNNNNNNNNNNNNNNNNNNNNNNNNNNNNNNNNNNNNNNNNNNNNNNNNNNNNNNNNNNNNNNNNNNNNNNNNNNNNNNNNNNNNNNNNNNNNNNNNNNNNNNNNNNNNNNNNNNNNNNNNGCAATAGCaatacaaaattttatttaaaaaattgttattagctaataaattattacatataCATATTTTCTTAAACAAATTAATAAACTAACCACAGCACAAACTCAACTTATTTACCAATATATTCTATATTTATCAAGATCCATCATATTTTTTTGGGTGCATAAAAATTAACACATCCAATACCCACACCCCGAAAAGGCCTCTTAAGTGTATTCAAATGGGTGAAAGATTGATTTGTGATTCAAATTTATGGATCCTCAATGAGCCATAACTCACACGGTATTCCACCCTCTCTCCATTTTAAAGGTTTCGGATTCGAATCCTACCTATAACCGAGAAGAAAAAATTGGTAAATAGGTGAAAAATGTATGGGTGTGTATTGTGTACCTAGAATTAGAAGTTGTCCAATCTATTGAAATACCTAAAATTGGGAGTTGTTCAATCtaccaacaaaaaataaaataaaataaaatctgtgGATCTAATGTAAGGCAACATAGGCACACTAGAACCCTGAACCCTTGGCTGAGTCTGAGTCTCGGTGACAATGTTTGCGGTGGCAGCGGAGTCCACAATGGTCCTCCTCCGCGTCAGAGTATTGAGTACACGTCACTTCTCCATCACGAGGCTGTTGCCGGACAACAACAACAAATGGCATACACTTCCTCCCTTCTCTCCCACTCCTACTTCTCTCTCCGCCTCCGCCTCCACTACTGCCCTCAAATGGGTTCTCCGCTGCTGTCCCCACCTTCCCAAACCCCTCGTCCACAAGCTTTTCCGTCTCAGGCAGGTTCGAAGATCCTCCTCTCCTACCATAATCAAACGGGTAGCTCCTTCTACTCTCaatttcactttatttatttattaatttatttattttttttactttcccCTTCTCTTCCCTCCTAAGCCCTAACCATATCATCAACATTAGGTGGCAGCTAAGGATACGTTGAACTCAGGAGATACCatctttcttcctctctctgtTAAACACATTCCCACGGAGAAGAAACGTCACTCTGATCTCACCCCTCAGCAAATTCAATTTGTCCGCAGTCTTGTCCTTTATAAGGTTCTTCACTTTTAGCTTCTCTTCAATTTTTTCCCATCTTTTTTCTCTAGTGCTATCTCAAACCTGTNNNNNNNNNNNNNNNNNNNNNNNNNNNNNNNNNNNNNNNNNNNNNNNNNNNNNNNNNNNNNNNNNNNNNNNNNNNNNNNNNNNNNNNNNNNNNNNNNNNNNNNNNNNNNNNNNNNNNNNNNNNNNNNNNNNNNNNNNNNNNNNNAATTAACTaactttgaaaaaaaagaaagcttTAATAATGATATTTCTTAGAGGAATGCTAGAGGGTCATCAGCATTTATTGTTTTTGGCAATCGGTTTGCCTTTAATGTTTAAAAGTATGGGATAAAATATGTTGTTGGATTACTAGATTAAAGGAACTAGACTAAATGAATTGAGTTGATGGCTAAGtgatgacaaaaaataataaattctgatggcTTGTTAGCATTTTTCTTTCTTATAATAAGATGGTTTCTGTGTATGAATAGGGTGGCACCAACATCAAGAGGAGTTTAGACGTCTTAGCTGCAGCATGTTTAAATTTCGAGTACCCGGACTCCCCTCGCCTGGTGAGCTTATTTTCGAGTTTATTAAATGATTCTCTCTGAAAATTTTATTCTTTAATGAATTGTATGTCGGATTGTTGGTATAATCAACTTACATTTCTCTCTTATTAAAGCTCTGGTGTTGATACTTTGAGAAATGATATGTATATCAGGTACATAGACTAGACCGAGACTGTTCTGGCATTCTGGTGATGGGAAGGACACAGACCAGTGCTACCATTTTGCATTCCATCTTCAGGGAGAAAACTTCAACAGCATCAGATGATGTGGGTGATTTCTGCTTTTCTATCGAATGCTTCACTTGTGCTGATGTGCTTGTTAGAATCTTAGCAACATTGATTCTcattttcaattttgattttgttCCTTTTCTCCCATTGATATGGTGCCATTTGATCTTAAATAGATTGATGCAGAAAATAGAATCCTACAAAGAAGGTATATTGCGCTGGTCATTGGGTGTCCAAGACGTCCAAGGGGGTTGATTACTGCTTCACTCGGTAAGGTTGTACCGGTCTTGGCACTTTTTTATCAGAAGCATGTTAGGTTGCTAATTCCCCCAACTCTTATCTGATTTGCATTTTGAAATACACCTTGGCGTGTGCTGCATCAATCCTGACAACAACTTATGTAATTTTCAGATGTGTTGAATACTTGAACTTATAAAACAGTAATTTGCATACACTGCATATATGAAAAATTTTACTTGGTCTTAGCTTTTTGTGCTGCTAACAATATGCCATGTGCATACCAAAATATGAACTCCCATTTTCtgaagataaaagaaaaaaaaatcatacatCGACCCGTCTTTCTATTAATAATATCTAAA is a window encoding:
- the LOC107638326 gene encoding RNA pseudouridine synthase 4, mitochondrial (The sequence of the model RefSeq protein was modified relative to this genomic sequence to represent the inferred CDS: added 48 bases not found in genome assembly), producing the protein MFAVAAESTMVLLRVRVLSTRHFSITRLLPDNNNKWHTLPPFSPTPTSLSASASTTALKWVLRCCPHLPKPLVHKLFRLRQVRRSSSPTIIKRVAAKDTLNSGDTIFLPLSVKHIPTEKKRHSDLTPQQIQFVRSLVLYKDPAVLVLNKPPGMPVQGGTNIKRSLDVLAAACLNFEYPDSPRLVHRLDRDCSGILVMGRTQTSATILHSIFREKTSTASDDIDAENRILQRRYIALVIGCPRRPRGLITASLGKVVVDNGKSDRITIVDNSTLLSSQHAITEYHVIGSSSHGYTWLELYPLTGRKHQLRVHCAEVLGTPIVGDYKYGWQAHRKFGPDNLSDVDSSEELCKEEMLPFGLTMNKGSISERCPRLHLHCKQIVLPNIYRALQDVQSPHYDLNQVGNLALTAPLPPYMQRSWDITNS